DNA from Pecten maximus unplaced genomic scaffold, xPecMax1.1, whole genome shotgun sequence:
tttcttatttcaggAAATCTTTCCCTTAACAAATCAACAACACAAAGCAGCAATTATAGTGTAGACGAAAATTCTCCAATTGTACACACATCTGGGAATGCTGTGGATGGCAAAACGAGTCAACAGTTGGACCAGAAGTCATGTGTACATCAGGCTGAGGGACAAACTGAAGTATGGTGGAGAGTAGACCTACAGAAAGAAGTCACGATAGAAAACGTCGAGATATATTATAGGGAAGAAAATAGTTGGAGTAGGattgtgtttttattcaaattgaTTTATAATGCTGGCCAGTAATATTCGTAGTACATATGTTTATTACAGAGAACTAACTAAGTGTTTGTAACTGAAATGAAGCTTAACTTTTGTGTACTGCGTATATCTACTTTCAATCAGTATGGAAATTCaaaattcagttttattttgtttgtgtatcaATCCTCATCATGGCTACAAATGTAAATCATCGAAGCAAACTTTAATGATAAGAACATGAAAATTAGAATTAAGTTATATCATTCCTACACCTATTCAATTTTAATATCCTCACACCATCTACAGACTAAATGTCATCCTATAAGGACCTGATAATTGTTCTGTCCCCACCACAATCTCTATGTTGGTTTAGGTCTTTGTAAAGTGTTTAATGCGATCATAACAGCCTTCGATAATCAAACGAGTTTAGAGTCCTAAAGAAAAGTTTTATTCTATTTACAGCTGTATGGAAAGATCGATTTGCTGGATACGAGGTGTATCTTTCAAACACAACCGCGAGACGTCGTGAAGATCGCTGTTTCATCGATGAATCACAGAGTGTCAACGAAATCGAAAGTCATGTCAACCACAGTGAATGTAATGGTACAGCACAGTACGTGACGATATACAACCACAGGGAATCACCTAAACGACAATCGTGGTATAGTAATGACGCCCTTCTGGAACTGTGTGAAGTAAAGGTGTATGGTAAATAGTCTGTcaattattataaaaacataAGTATTTACAAAAGCTTGGTCCACCATAACCACTAGATCCGCACAAACTTCTGTTATTTGATGCAGGTTACTTACGTAAATTATAGACGTTGATTATGAcagtttgaaaaataattaaaaaaaaaaaaaacttgacgAGATCTTTGTTAAGAGAAAACATAGAAAACAATACAATCACAGCATTATAACTACAACGAGACTTTTCGACATATTTTCAGTGAATAAAACATATAACTATGTCACACTACATAAAAATACAC
Protein-coding regions in this window:
- the LOC117319737 gene encoding uncharacterized protein LOC117319737, which produces MASYGGIVRINKASYGGNLSLNKSTTQSSNYSVDENSPIVHTSGNAVDGKTSQQLDQKSCVHQAEGQTEVWWRVDLQKEVTIENVEIYYREENSWTVWKDRFAGYEVYLSNTTARRREDRCFIDESQSVNEIESHVNHSECNGTAQYVTIYNHRESPKRQSWYSNDALLELCEVKVYGK